A single region of the Marinobacter salinisoli genome encodes:
- a CDS encoding NAD(P)/FAD-dependent oxidoreductase — MAQRTEHTGSYYAATRNDKTDRAALTDAIEADVCIVGAGFTGISSALHLAEAGFKVVVLEAARIGFGASGRNGGQLVNSYSRDIDVIENNYGSELGKALGDMAFEGANIIRERIEKYDIQCDYKPGGIFAAFNKRQMHELTEQQQLWERFGHSNLELLDADGIRKHIASDAYVGGLLDHNGGHIHPLNLLLGEVAAFENLGGQVFEDSRVVDLIRSERPVVKTASGQVTADYVLLAGNAYMGGLVPELDAKAMPCGTQIVTTEVLDESVAKSLIPGGHCVEDCNYKLDYYRVTGDNRLLYGGGVTYGGGDPASIERFIRGHLEKTFPQLKGVKFDFAWGGDFLLTMSRLPQFGRLTPKIFYAQGYSGHGVTTTHLAGRLVAEALKGQAERFDAFGQLKHFPFPGGRLLRAPYTAIGALYYGLRDKLGV, encoded by the coding sequence ATGGCGCAGCGCACGGAACACACAGGCTCTTATTACGCCGCTACCCGTAACGACAAGACCGATCGCGCGGCACTGACTGACGCCATCGAAGCCGATGTCTGTATTGTCGGCGCCGGCTTTACCGGCATTTCATCGGCTTTGCATCTGGCCGAAGCCGGTTTCAAAGTGGTCGTTCTGGAAGCGGCACGTATCGGCTTTGGCGCCAGCGGCCGCAATGGCGGTCAGCTGGTGAACAGCTACAGCCGTGACATCGACGTTATCGAAAACAACTACGGAAGCGAGCTGGGCAAGGCGCTGGGTGATATGGCCTTTGAAGGCGCCAACATCATCCGCGAACGCATTGAGAAATACGATATTCAGTGCGATTACAAACCCGGTGGCATTTTCGCGGCGTTCAACAAGCGCCAGATGCATGAGCTGACCGAACAGCAGCAGCTCTGGGAGCGTTTCGGGCACAGCAACCTGGAACTGTTGGATGCCGACGGTATCCGCAAGCACATCGCCAGTGATGCATACGTCGGCGGCCTGCTCGACCATAACGGTGGGCACATCCACCCGCTGAACCTGCTGCTGGGTGAAGTGGCGGCGTTCGAAAACCTCGGTGGCCAGGTTTTCGAGGATTCCAGGGTGGTTGACCTGATTCGCAGTGAGCGCCCTGTGGTCAAGACGGCCTCGGGGCAGGTGACTGCGGATTACGTTTTGCTGGCCGGCAACGCCTATATGGGCGGGCTTGTGCCGGAACTCGACGCCAAGGCCATGCCCTGTGGCACCCAGATTGTCACCACCGAAGTGCTCGACGAGTCCGTGGCGAAGTCGCTGATCCCGGGCGGACATTGTGTCGAGGACTGTAACTACAAGCTCGACTACTATCGCGTTACCGGTGACAACCGACTGCTGTACGGTGGCGGCGTTACCTATGGCGGTGGCGACCCTGCGTCCATTGAGCGGTTTATCCGGGGGCATCTGGAAAAGACCTTCCCGCAGCTCAAAGGCGTGAAGTTTGATTTTGCCTGGGGCGGTGACTTCCTGCTGACCATGAGCCGTTTGCCGCAGTTTGGCCGTCTGACACCGAAGATTTTCTACGCTCAGGGGTACTCCGGACACGGTGTGACCACCACGCATCTCGCCGGTCGTCTGGTGGCAGAAGCGCTGAAAGGGCAGGCCGAACGGTTCGATGCCTTCGGGCAGCTGAAACACTTTCCGTTCCCAGGCGGGCGTTTGCTCCGGGCCCCATACACCGCGATAGGCGCGCTGTATTACGGGCTGCGCGACAAACTTGGCGTTTAG
- a CDS encoding cupin domain-containing protein, which translates to MSQITSIFDVTTTGITAENYLPDAAKILSGKPEQNVWNGFSSRDEKFHVGTWDSQAGEWTISYSEDEFCLILEGESVISDKDGNQKTVKAGDQFVIPAGFEGTWSVPSYCKKIYVIYEA; encoded by the coding sequence ATGAGTCAAATCACTTCCATCTTCGATGTCACAACCACCGGTATCACCGCTGAAAATTACCTGCCGGACGCCGCCAAAATTCTTTCGGGCAAGCCTGAGCAGAATGTCTGGAATGGCTTCTCGTCGCGGGATGAAAAGTTCCATGTGGGAACCTGGGATTCACAAGCCGGCGAGTGGACCATCAGCTACAGCGAAGACGAATTCTGTCTGATTCTGGAAGGTGAGTCGGTCATATCCGATAAAGACGGCAATCAGAAAACCGTCAAGGCGGGAGACCAGTTTGTCATCCCCGCCGGCTTCGAGGGCACCTGGTCAGTGCCGTCTTACTGCAAGAAGATTTACGTCATTTACGAGGCCTGA